In Thalassotalea sp. Sam97, a single window of DNA contains:
- a CDS encoding acyl-CoA thioesterase, with the protein MFHYSLTPGFNDTDALGHINNSKLPVWFENAREPIFRIFTPDLDLLNWPLILAKIEVNFLAQLYYGHHIEIKTAIASIGRSSFVVHHQAWQRDTLCAEGTAVMVNFDYHTQKSCPIPEVIKQQLEQHLLT; encoded by the coding sequence ATGTTCCATTATTCTTTGACCCCAGGCTTTAACGATACCGATGCCTTAGGGCATATTAATAACAGTAAATTACCTGTTTGGTTTGAAAACGCCCGTGAACCCATTTTCCGTATTTTTACACCTGATTTAGATTTACTGAACTGGCCTTTGATACTCGCAAAGATTGAAGTTAATTTTTTAGCTCAGCTCTACTATGGTCATCATATCGAGATAAAGACGGCGATAGCATCGATAGGTCGCTCCTCCTTTGTTGTCCATCATCAAGCATGGCAGCGTGATACGCTCTGCGCCGAAGGCACCGCGGTGATGGTGAATTTTGATTACCACACCCAGAAAAGTTGTCCTATCCCTGAAGTCATAAAACAGCAACTAGAGCAACACTTATTAACTTAA
- a CDS encoding serine hydrolase domain-containing protein, translated as MTNLKIMQFLALFLPLINIAMAKENTSHSDHITLKELDIKIEAIARENNLPSIAYALIEKDTSPTIRIHGMANIELNLKANNETLYRIGSVSKMFSSLAILKLVEQQRLHLEDEVSTIVPSVKFYNKWEDNNPIRIVHLLEHTTGWDNLAFKEYARINSPEQNLSESLTFYPESRTSRWPPGTRYAYTNSGAAVAARIVEKISGQTFENFVTAEIFNPLNMVNSTYYQTEQVKTNGATSYINTIPQPYKHLIYRPAGAVNSTIEDMAKFTQFFVQKGEPILAQALLERMQRSESTNAGAIQTAQGLNNSARAYGPWVYYGHDGSVNGAFAELRYLPEANVGFVVLSNSNNQAAIKKVAKEIVNYQTQYLHAPRVNAKSIIHNKSSEVSGYYYKLNSDYEVAHFLNRLAATYKVTTKENNLTINGLLFYTTANLLLPASENSFKSAEHGLVELTIADDPVDGQVLHYKDKVLKRISSLALYSQFVFAMLWLLVIILTLLLLLINEIRRLLGRTFSKYVIRIRRWTCLASVSGFVFLASVFVGMQAPHTHLGNITIISVAMMLSTIAFAIFTLIAIFQSNKISIQSVPPVTYWFYKTSAIIHFIVACYFFYFGVIGMQVWT; from the coding sequence ATGACTAACTTGAAAATAATGCAATTTCTAGCTCTGTTTTTGCCACTGATAAACATTGCAATGGCAAAAGAAAATACGAGTCATTCTGATCACATTACCCTTAAAGAATTGGATATAAAAATAGAAGCGATTGCCAGGGAGAATAATCTTCCATCCATTGCCTATGCATTAATCGAAAAAGATACATCACCAACTATTCGTATTCATGGCATGGCGAACATTGAATTAAACCTAAAGGCAAACAACGAAACCTTGTATAGAATTGGTTCAGTGTCAAAAATGTTTTCGTCTTTAGCCATCTTGAAACTAGTAGAGCAACAGCGGTTACACCTGGAAGATGAAGTTTCAACCATAGTACCGAGTGTTAAATTTTATAATAAATGGGAAGACAATAATCCTATTCGTATTGTCCATTTGCTTGAGCATACAACCGGTTGGGATAACCTGGCGTTTAAAGAGTATGCTCGCATAAACTCCCCTGAACAAAACTTGAGTGAAAGCTTAACATTTTATCCAGAATCAAGAACATCTCGCTGGCCCCCAGGTACTCGCTATGCTTATACAAACTCTGGGGCCGCAGTTGCAGCACGAATCGTTGAGAAAATTAGCGGACAAACATTTGAAAACTTCGTAACGGCGGAAATTTTCAATCCACTTAATATGGTCAATTCAACCTATTATCAAACTGAGCAGGTAAAAACCAACGGAGCCACATCCTATATTAATACCATCCCACAGCCGTATAAGCACCTTATCTACCGCCCTGCTGGCGCGGTGAACTCAACCATAGAAGACATGGCTAAATTTACGCAGTTTTTTGTACAAAAAGGCGAGCCGATACTGGCACAGGCATTACTAGAAAGAATGCAACGTTCTGAATCGACAAATGCAGGTGCGATACAAACCGCTCAAGGGCTAAATAACTCGGCAAGGGCATATGGTCCATGGGTATATTATGGACATGATGGCTCTGTAAATGGTGCATTCGCTGAGTTACGGTATCTGCCAGAAGCAAATGTAGGTTTTGTCGTTTTATCAAATAGTAATAATCAAGCGGCGATAAAGAAAGTCGCTAAGGAGATCGTCAATTATCAAACTCAGTACCTACACGCCCCTAGAGTTAATGCAAAAAGCATCATTCACAACAAATCATCAGAGGTTAGCGGTTACTATTATAAATTAAATTCAGATTATGAAGTCGCTCACTTTCTTAACCGGCTGGCTGCGACGTATAAAGTCACCACAAAAGAAAATAATCTGACGATTAACGGTCTATTGTTTTATACCACCGCCAACCTTTTACTCCCTGCAAGCGAAAATAGTTTTAAATCTGCGGAACACGGATTGGTAGAGCTAACCATTGCCGATGACCCCGTAGATGGACAAGTGCTACATTACAAGGATAAAGTCTTAAAGCGGATCAGTTCACTTGCCTTATATAGCCAATTTGTATTTGCGATGCTCTGGTTGCTGGTAATTATTTTAACTTTGCTATTGTTGTTAATTAACGAAATTAGAAGGCTTCTAGGAAGGACGTTTTCCAAATATGTCATAAGGATACGACGCTGGACATGTCTTGCTTCTGTTTCAGGGTTCGTTTTCTTAGCTTCAGTATTTGTTGGCATGCAAGCTCCCCACACACACTTAGGTAACATAACTATCATCTCTGTCGCTATGATGTTATCAACCATCGCTTTTGCAATATTTACACTTATTGCAATTTTTCAGAGCAATAAGATAAGCATCCAATCTGTTCCCCCTGTTACTTATTGGTTTTATAAAACCAGTGCGATCATTCACTTTATCGTTGCATGTTACTTCTTTTATTTTGGCGTGATCGGCATGCAGGTTTGGACTTAA
- the purD gene encoding phosphoribosylamine--glycine ligase, protein MNVLVIGSGGREHALAWKVAQSAQVEKVFVAPGNAGTATESKLENVAIDVGQITELVAFAKDNQVALTIVGPEQPLVDGVVDAFEAEGLMIFGPSAKAAQLEGSKSFTKDFLARHNIPTAAYQNFTEIEPAIAYVREQGAPIVVKADGLAAGKGVIVAMTLEEAEDAIKDMLAGNAFGDAGHRVVIEEFLEGEEASFIVMVDGKNVLPMATSQDHKRAYNGDKGPNTGGMGAYSPAPVVTAEIHDRIMNEVIWPTVEGMAKEDAPYKGFLYAGLMIAADGTPKVIEYNCRFGDPETQPIMMRLQSDLVELCLAACKGDLDKVTIEFDSRAAVGVVLAAGGYPGSYNKGDVISGLELNTLVDRKTFHAGTTTKDGQVVTAGGRVLCATALGNSVTDAQKAAYELLQQISWEGVEFRTDIAYRAIAREQ, encoded by the coding sequence ATGAACGTTTTAGTTATTGGTAGTGGCGGCCGTGAACATGCGCTAGCATGGAAAGTCGCACAATCAGCACAAGTCGAAAAAGTTTTTGTGGCCCCAGGTAATGCGGGCACAGCAACCGAGTCTAAGTTAGAAAATGTTGCTATCGACGTTGGTCAAATTACTGAACTTGTTGCTTTTGCCAAAGACAACCAGGTTGCGTTGACGATTGTTGGTCCAGAGCAACCCTTGGTTGATGGTGTTGTTGATGCATTTGAAGCCGAAGGCTTAATGATTTTCGGCCCGAGTGCCAAAGCAGCTCAGCTTGAAGGCTCAAAATCATTTACTAAAGACTTTTTAGCGCGTCATAACATTCCTACCGCCGCTTACCAAAACTTTACTGAAATTGAGCCAGCAATTGCTTACGTCCGTGAGCAAGGTGCGCCAATCGTTGTTAAAGCAGACGGTTTAGCCGCCGGTAAAGGTGTTATTGTAGCGATGACCCTAGAAGAAGCGGAAGATGCAATCAAAGATATGCTAGCTGGAAACGCATTTGGCGATGCGGGTCACCGAGTAGTTATTGAAGAATTCCTAGAAGGTGAAGAAGCAAGCTTCATTGTTATGGTTGACGGTAAAAACGTGCTACCAATGGCAACTAGCCAAGATCATAAACGTGCTTACAATGGTGATAAGGGACCAAACACCGGTGGTATGGGGGCTTACTCGCCTGCGCCAGTTGTGACAGCTGAAATTCATGATCGCATTATGAACGAAGTTATCTGGCCAACGGTTGAAGGTATGGCTAAAGAAGATGCACCATATAAAGGTTTCTTATACGCGGGATTGATGATTGCTGCTGATGGTACACCAAAGGTTATTGAATATAACTGTCGTTTTGGTGATCCTGAAACACAACCAATCATGATGCGCTTACAATCTGACTTAGTAGAGCTGTGCCTTGCGGCGTGCAAAGGCGATCTGGATAAAGTCACGATTGAATTTGACTCTCGTGCTGCGGTTGGTGTGGTATTGGCCGCGGGTGGTTATCCTGGTAGCTACAACAAAGGCGATGTTATCTCTGGTTTAGAGCTAAACACCCTAGTTGATCGTAAAACCTTCCATGCTGGCACGACAACTAAAGATGGCCAAGTGGTAACCGCTGGTGGTCGTGTATTATGTGCAACAGCTTTAGGCAATAGTGTAACCGATGCACAAAAAGCCGCTTATGAGTTGCTACAGCAAATCTCTTGGGAAGGTGTTGAGTTTAGAACCGACATTGCTTACCGAGCTATCGCTAGAGAGCAATAA
- the pssA gene encoding CDP-diacylglycerol--serine O-phosphatidyltransferase, which yields MSVKDTIPLHLEQVEYLYSAKQYFSTLLELISKAKSRIYITALYVQDDEAGRMVLQAIYEAKQQNPDLDVNIFVDFHRAQRGLIGEAESLGNRQLYLDMAAKYEHDINIYGVPVKQREFLGVLHLKGFVIDDTLLFTGASINNVYLHYSDKYRCDRYHVFRSTELADSFVNFMRQQFIDSELAPQLNVANVPGKKSLKSLVKKLKVSLGRANYKVSTTSTIDTDLSVTPLVGLGPRANKLNATARSVFRAASEDLLIFTPYFNLPKALLSDLRKALRRGVKVTIVVGDKTANDFYIAEPEQFSTIGIVPYIYERLLRSFVKKYKGYIDRGLLNVHLWKDGDNSYHLKGVVADDKFHLITGSNLNPRAWSLDLENGLLVSDEKQQLIPQWHKERDLILANTTRLESVDQLERLADYPTKPKELLRKIKFTQFDRILKRFL from the coding sequence GTGTCAGTTAAAGATACAATACCTTTGCATTTAGAACAGGTTGAATATTTATACTCGGCCAAACAATATTTCTCTACCTTGCTTGAGCTCATAAGCAAAGCCAAGTCGCGCATTTATATTACTGCTTTGTACGTACAAGATGATGAAGCAGGACGAATGGTTTTACAGGCGATTTATGAGGCAAAGCAGCAAAACCCTGACTTAGATGTAAATATCTTTGTCGATTTTCATCGTGCTCAGCGGGGCCTAATTGGTGAAGCTGAATCATTGGGCAATCGTCAGCTTTATCTCGATATGGCGGCGAAATACGAACACGACATCAACATCTATGGCGTGCCGGTAAAGCAACGTGAATTTTTAGGTGTATTGCATTTAAAAGGTTTTGTTATTGACGATACTTTGCTGTTTACCGGTGCGAGTATCAACAATGTTTATTTACACTATAGTGATAAATATCGCTGTGATCGATACCACGTATTTCGCAGTACTGAGCTTGCGGACAGTTTTGTAAACTTTATGCGTCAGCAATTTATCGATAGTGAGTTGGCACCTCAGTTGAATGTTGCTAATGTACCAGGCAAGAAGTCGCTTAAAAGCTTGGTTAAGAAGCTCAAGGTGTCCTTAGGGCGAGCTAATTATAAAGTCAGTACGACAAGTACTATTGATACGGATTTGAGTGTTACCCCGCTTGTCGGTTTAGGTCCTCGAGCCAATAAGCTAAATGCTACCGCTCGCAGTGTGTTTCGTGCCGCAAGCGAAGATCTACTGATCTTTACGCCTTACTTTAACTTACCTAAAGCGTTGCTATCTGATTTGCGTAAAGCGTTACGTCGTGGCGTTAAGGTCACTATAGTGGTTGGCGACAAGACGGCCAATGACTTCTATATTGCTGAACCAGAGCAATTTTCGACTATAGGCATAGTACCTTATATCTATGAGAGGCTATTGCGTAGCTTTGTTAAGAAGTATAAGGGCTATATAGATAGAGGTTTATTGAATGTTCACCTGTGGAAAGATGGCGATAATAGCTATCACCTTAAAGGTGTTGTTGCTGACGATAAGTTCCACCTGATTACAGGCAGTAACTTAAACCCTAGAGCATGGAGTCTAGATCTAGAAAATGGCTTGTTGGTTAGTGATGAAAAGCAACAGTTAATACCGCAATGGCATAAAGAACGAGACCTTATCTTAGCTAATACCACACGACTCGAGTCGGTTGATCAATTAGAACGATTAGCGGATTATCCAACTAAGCCAAAAGAATTATTGCGTAAGATTAAATTCACGCAATTTGATCGTATATTAAAGCGATTCTTGTAG
- a CDS encoding RNA recognition motif domain-containing protein, with amino-acid sequence MNSRLVLTWALVAIALTIIGYYAASATGQLDQASLALGLFVGALLAPCVVNFIYRRNDYEVEETNLKTLYVGNLPYRANEATVRSLFAEYGSVHSVRLMKDKHTGKRRGFGFVEIAANDIDNIIEALNDTEFQQRTLKVREAKERPNTDQSRA; translated from the coding sequence ATGAATTCTCGATTAGTTTTAACTTGGGCCTTAGTTGCAATAGCACTTACCATCATTGGTTACTATGCAGCTTCTGCTACTGGACAATTAGATCAGGCATCTCTTGCCTTAGGCCTTTTCGTCGGTGCCTTGCTTGCACCATGCGTTGTTAACTTCATTTATCGTCGTAATGATTATGAGGTTGAAGAAACCAACCTAAAAACATTATATGTTGGCAATTTACCCTACCGAGCCAACGAAGCGACCGTTCGCAGCCTATTTGCTGAGTATGGTTCTGTGCATTCGGTTAGATTAATGAAGGATAAGCACACAGGTAAGCGTCGCGGATTTGGCTTTGTTGAAATTGCGGCGAATGATATAGACAATATTATCGAAGCGTTAAACGATACCGAATTTCAGCAACGCACATTAAAAGTGCGCGAAGCGAAAGAGCGACCGAATACAGATCAAAGTAGAGCTTAA
- a CDS encoding MFS transporter yields MNDTALNSIEKKASLSLATVFGMRMIGLFMILPIFAIYGVELQGYSPLWIGLAIGAYGFTQALLQIPMGMLSDKFGRKPVIVAGLVVFCLGSIVAAQSDTIYGVVIGRALQGMGAIASATLALAADLSREEQRPKVMATIGMFIGMSFALAMVLGPIVADSYGLSGVFYLTALFAIVGMLLVLFVVPKALTTAPKGDLLASPTSLGQMLADKQLLRLNIGVFVLHMALTAMFVILPLKLVASGFVIADHWQLYLPALLVSFVLMVPVMIWSIKAGKEKLVFCGAILLMMLTLLTLWQQHDSFTLIVAMVVLFFVAFNFLEATMPANLSRIAPAGQKGSAMGIFSTCQFLGAFAGGALGGFISSRYGDANVFLMSAGMLALWYLLALGMMPIARSKSLSYKVEFNDESHAQLLAEKLANLPGVLESTIVYSDSVAYLKVDDKLVDMNKVKALLS; encoded by the coding sequence ATGAATGATACCGCTTTAAATAGCATTGAAAAGAAAGCATCGCTGTCACTGGCTACTGTGTTTGGTATGCGCATGATTGGCTTGTTTATGATTTTGCCAATTTTTGCCATTTATGGAGTTGAGTTGCAAGGCTATAGTCCGTTGTGGATAGGTCTTGCTATTGGTGCTTACGGGTTTACTCAAGCGTTATTGCAGATCCCTATGGGGATGTTGTCGGATAAGTTCGGCCGTAAACCGGTTATAGTCGCTGGCCTCGTGGTATTTTGTCTTGGTAGTATCGTCGCTGCACAATCAGACACAATTTACGGTGTGGTTATTGGTCGCGCGTTGCAAGGCATGGGCGCGATTGCCAGTGCTACGCTAGCTTTAGCTGCCGATTTGTCACGTGAAGAGCAGCGCCCTAAGGTGATGGCTACTATCGGGATGTTTATCGGTATGTCATTTGCGTTAGCTATGGTGTTAGGGCCGATAGTTGCCGACTCCTATGGCTTATCTGGGGTGTTTTATTTAACGGCATTGTTTGCAATTGTTGGTATGTTACTGGTGCTGTTCGTTGTTCCGAAAGCGTTAACCACCGCACCTAAAGGTGACTTGCTGGCTAGTCCTACATCGTTAGGGCAGATGTTGGCCGATAAGCAGCTATTACGTCTTAACATCGGTGTGTTTGTACTGCATATGGCATTAACAGCAATGTTTGTTATTTTGCCATTAAAGTTAGTGGCAAGTGGTTTTGTCATTGCTGATCATTGGCAATTATACTTACCTGCATTGCTTGTATCGTTTGTATTAATGGTGCCGGTAATGATTTGGTCGATTAAGGCTGGCAAAGAAAAGTTAGTTTTTTGTGGTGCGATCTTGTTAATGATGCTGACGTTATTAACGTTGTGGCAGCAACATGACAGTTTCACACTAATCGTAGCGATGGTCGTATTGTTTTTTGTTGCCTTTAATTTTCTCGAAGCGACCATGCCAGCCAACTTATCGCGTATCGCTCCTGCTGGGCAAAAGGGCTCGGCGATGGGGATATTTTCCACTTGTCAGTTTTTAGGTGCGTTTGCTGGTGGTGCGCTAGGTGGATTTATTTCATCACGTTATGGCGATGCTAATGTTTTCTTGATGAGCGCAGGGATGTTAGCACTATGGTATTTATTGGCACTTGGCATGATGCCAATTGCTCGTTCTAAAAGCTTAAGTTACAAAGTTGAGTTTAACGATGAGAGCCATGCTCAGTTGCTTGCTGAAAAACTCGCTAATTTACCGGGTGTTCTTGAGTCTACCATCGTCTACAGTGACTCGGTTGCCTACTTAAAGGTTGATGATAAGCTGGTCGACATGAATAAGGTTAAAGCGCTGCTGAGTTAA
- a CDS encoding tetratricopeptide repeat protein encodes MWRKVLVQISITLSIVFIGGGAFSYYNYQKAQTLKLIQSPQRNDVYILEKKIIKDHTPLREKYVIAQINSVTETELIFRVSNFVYLRVSDAVKGIRTDKLLTRRFFSNKLVRLAKSEIEQHWLNGTISKVGRSANGIHLYGGIINHLNQPTQKIRNMRQGGQANQQAISYYQGNMGYEQDIDEAFRLFKQAAHDGHPYAQINLAQMYRDGESVEVNYNQALYWFSEARKQGIAYASEEYSELCAKITSYSEK; translated from the coding sequence ATGTGGCGCAAAGTACTCGTTCAAATTTCAATAACTCTTTCGATAGTCTTTATCGGCGGGGGAGCGTTTTCGTACTATAACTATCAAAAAGCGCAAACACTTAAGTTAATCCAGTCGCCACAAAGAAATGACGTATATATCCTTGAAAAAAAGATAATCAAGGACCATACCCCTTTGCGCGAAAAATACGTGATTGCACAAATTAACTCTGTAACCGAGACAGAATTAATTTTTAGAGTCAGTAATTTTGTATATCTGAGGGTATCGGATGCCGTTAAAGGCATTCGCACGGATAAATTACTCACGAGAAGGTTTTTCTCAAATAAGTTAGTACGGCTAGCAAAATCTGAAATTGAGCAACATTGGCTAAACGGTACCATCAGTAAAGTTGGGCGCTCCGCAAATGGGATACACTTATATGGTGGGATAATTAATCACCTTAACCAACCTACCCAAAAAATAAGGAACATGAGGCAAGGGGGGCAAGCCAATCAGCAGGCTATTTCCTACTATCAAGGAAATATGGGATACGAACAAGATATTGATGAGGCTTTCCGACTGTTTAAGCAAGCCGCACATGATGGTCATCCATATGCTCAAATTAATTTAGCACAAATGTATCGCGACGGTGAATCAGTAGAAGTCAATTACAACCAAGCTCTGTATTGGTTTTCTGAAGCCAGGAAACAAGGTATTGCCTACGCGTCTGAAGAATACTCTGAACTTTGTGCAAAAATAACAAGTTACTCTGAAAAATAG
- a CDS encoding winged helix-turn-helix domain-containing protein yields MDGRESSIDKCVAFGEFLLNLSSERLYKNGEEIKVEPQLFACLALLISRPSQIITREEIQDKVWAGRHVSDEAVRSAFKKLRAVLGDNARSPHYIKTIPKQGYKLVSQTNWLNSDTNTIQHENPPTHKPFLSQYFHNIIYLISVCALLAGFMWWQQAFVAKGNNAVPADFEITKLTELAGSEIYASYHPKTSKIAFSHRGESNAPQQIFIKNLQNNQLHKLSWDEAHYTDVHWSKNGGRLAFTRMIAGNVKNIIVDVGEKGNILGQSELNGSMFDDKYVVGWSGDNVLYLAQQGYSNSNRSIYKVHLPTGQLSKVTSPKVNGSGDFLVAESINGQNLAIVREVAKREFSLLVINIQSGSLLANRVLPIIPNRLIWHNDNTGLTISSFEGEAIKLDIEKNTLSRIPKLPPYTNDIFAECGDQCYFMRQHNGNYQDIQEQPNPFSQEASVDNQDKVPNLIASEFLALPGAQYLPTYSKNAKSIYFATYIDEALLIERIVIGEEKQILACWPPTTKLESLRINENETYLAAVADNRLIVQAINNDQCFQQSDSDTSTYKVAVNQPNFITSALEKVSNPYWHADNNSLFLTVFENNTPVVVKLNVKRNHRSKISEHYVAYRPFDGIQGFNAIAVDNDLITWLIKEQGASTQENVKLAQFESDNSHRWAINNHGLYFTSRLGRQAILKFLPFDEINYDLTEDFQNISSSTIGNNRFRLSFDLHPTKNKMLLVESLSAESDLVKVKWGIN; encoded by the coding sequence ATGGATGGCAGGGAATCGAGCATTGATAAGTGCGTTGCATTCGGTGAATTTCTCTTAAATTTATCGAGCGAACGCCTTTATAAAAATGGTGAAGAAATAAAAGTCGAACCTCAATTGTTTGCTTGCTTAGCGTTATTGATTTCACGACCTTCACAGATAATTACCCGGGAAGAGATACAAGATAAGGTATGGGCAGGACGACATGTAAGTGACGAAGCTGTTCGCTCGGCCTTTAAAAAACTTCGCGCTGTGCTTGGTGATAACGCACGTAGTCCTCATTATATCAAAACCATTCCTAAGCAAGGCTATAAATTAGTTTCCCAGACTAATTGGCTAAATAGTGATACAAATACTATTCAACATGAGAATCCGCCAACCCATAAGCCGTTTTTATCGCAGTATTTTCACAACATCATTTATTTAATCAGTGTTTGTGCATTGTTAGCTGGATTTATGTGGTGGCAGCAGGCATTCGTAGCAAAAGGTAATAATGCTGTTCCGGCCGATTTTGAAATAACCAAATTAACGGAACTTGCAGGCTCTGAAATATACGCAAGTTATCATCCAAAAACGTCAAAGATAGCCTTCTCTCATCGCGGTGAAAGTAATGCCCCTCAACAAATATTCATAAAAAATCTGCAAAACAATCAACTTCATAAACTTAGTTGGGATGAGGCTCATTACACGGATGTTCATTGGTCCAAAAACGGTGGGCGATTGGCATTTACTCGAATGATCGCCGGTAACGTTAAAAATATCATCGTAGATGTTGGCGAAAAAGGAAATATCCTTGGCCAGAGTGAACTAAACGGCAGTATGTTCGATGACAAGTATGTTGTTGGCTGGTCTGGTGATAACGTGCTGTATCTTGCTCAACAAGGCTACTCAAATTCAAATAGAAGTATTTACAAAGTTCACTTGCCGACTGGGCAACTGTCTAAAGTTACTTCTCCCAAGGTCAATGGTTCGGGGGATTTTTTAGTTGCAGAGTCGATAAATGGACAAAACCTTGCGATTGTAAGAGAAGTTGCTAAACGCGAGTTTTCTTTATTGGTCATAAATATACAATCGGGTTCTTTGTTGGCTAACAGGGTATTACCGATAATTCCTAATCGACTGATTTGGCATAATGATAATACAGGGTTAACTATTAGCTCATTTGAGGGCGAAGCGATTAAGTTGGATATAGAAAAAAATACATTATCTCGAATACCTAAGCTTCCTCCCTATACCAATGATATCTTCGCAGAATGTGGCGACCAGTGCTATTTCATGAGACAGCATAATGGTAATTACCAGGATATTCAGGAGCAACCTAATCCATTTTCTCAGGAAGCTAGTGTTGATAATCAGGATAAGGTACCTAACCTCATCGCCAGTGAATTTCTGGCATTACCTGGCGCACAATATTTGCCAACATATAGTAAAAACGCTAAGTCGATATATTTTGCAACATATATTGATGAGGCGCTCTTAATCGAGAGAATAGTAATAGGCGAAGAAAAACAAATATTGGCCTGCTGGCCACCAACAACCAAACTGGAATCACTTCGTATTAATGAAAATGAAACATATTTAGCTGCTGTTGCCGATAACAGGCTTATCGTTCAAGCGATAAATAATGACCAATGTTTTCAGCAATCAGATTCCGATACATCGACGTATAAGGTTGCTGTCAACCAGCCGAATTTTATAACCTCTGCCCTGGAAAAAGTGTCCAATCCTTACTGGCATGCAGATAACAACTCCCTTTTTCTTACTGTGTTTGAAAATAACACGCCAGTAGTAGTGAAGCTTAATGTTAAACGTAATCACAGGAGCAAGATAAGTGAACACTATGTTGCTTATCGGCCTTTTGATGGTATTCAAGGTTTTAATGCCATTGCCGTAGACAATGATCTTATTACGTGGCTAATTAAAGAACAGGGAGCAAGTACTCAAGAGAATGTTAAATTAGCTCAATTTGAATCTGATAATTCACACCGCTGGGCGATTAACAATCATGGATTATATTTCACTTCCAGGTTGGGCCGGCAGGCTATTTTAAAATTCCTGCCGTTTGATGAAATAAATTATGATTTGACAGAGGATTTTCAAAATATTAGCAGTTCGACTATTGGCAATAACAGATTTAGGCTCAGTTTTGATCTGCATCCTACAAAAAATAAAATGCTGTTAGTAGAGTCATTAAGCGCCGAAAGCGATTTGGTGAAAGTCAAATGGGGAATAAACTAG
- a CDS encoding 2OG-Fe(II) oxygenase: protein MTDFIEVYENALSPEFCQDLIKQINASPHKVAGTTGGGVDRNKKISDDIYLNEHKEFHPALRTVWNATSEAIADYVSKYYFSLISGISLTLKHPVTGEPTLLTAENFDEVGRPNAKHLLHYLYRIAPLNAQKYDKGIGNYSYWHSEIYPQLNGNEPLHRVLLFLIYLNDVEEGGETDFYYQQKSIKPKAGSIVVAPCGFTHTHRGNVPKSNDKYVLTSWVMFNRAEQIYTG, encoded by the coding sequence ATGACAGATTTTATCGAAGTTTATGAAAATGCCCTCAGCCCCGAGTTTTGTCAGGACTTAATCAAGCAAATAAATGCCAGCCCACACAAAGTAGCGGGCACTACTGGCGGTGGCGTCGACCGTAATAAGAAAATCAGCGACGACATTTATTTAAATGAGCATAAAGAATTCCACCCGGCATTACGCACTGTCTGGAACGCAACCAGTGAAGCCATTGCCGATTATGTAAGCAAATATTACTTTAGCCTGATAAGTGGTATTAGCCTGACCTTAAAGCATCCTGTTACGGGTGAACCAACGTTATTAACCGCGGAAAATTTTGATGAGGTTGGCCGCCCTAACGCCAAACACTTATTACATTATTTATACCGCATTGCACCACTCAACGCGCAAAAATATGACAAAGGCATAGGCAACTACAGTTACTGGCACTCTGAGATTTACCCGCAACTAAACGGTAATGAGCCATTACATCGCGTGTTACTGTTTCTCATTTACCTTAATGATGTTGAAGAAGGTGGCGAAACCGACTTTTACTACCAACAAAAAAGCATTAAACCCAAAGCGGGTAGCATTGTTGTAGCGCCATGTGGATTTACCCATACCCACCGTGGCAATGTGCCTAAATCAAACGATAAGTACGTACTCACTTCGTGGGTCATGTTTAATCGAGCTGAACAAATTTATACCGGCTAA